One Gordonia zhaorongruii DNA segment encodes these proteins:
- a CDS encoding FBP domain-containing protein, which translates to MRKPTQKQILSSFRGATKSEIRRVTFPENFDDVDFDRIEFYGWRDRKIPRRAYIVIERDDEFVSLLLNRAAAKPSRRAMCSWCRDVSLNEDAALYMARRTGPRGRRGDTLGALVCENFNCPKHARQLPPAYHKATDLDAIREMQIDEMRSRVDAFVTAVLSTDTA; encoded by the coding sequence ATGCGTAAACCCACCCAGAAGCAGATCCTGTCCTCGTTCCGAGGAGCCACCAAGAGCGAGATCCGACGCGTCACGTTTCCGGAGAACTTCGACGACGTCGATTTCGACCGGATCGAGTTCTACGGCTGGCGTGATCGGAAGATCCCGCGCCGCGCCTACATCGTCATCGAACGGGACGACGAGTTCGTCTCGCTGCTCCTGAATCGCGCCGCCGCGAAGCCGTCCCGCCGCGCGATGTGCTCGTGGTGCCGCGATGTCTCCCTCAACGAGGACGCGGCCCTGTACATGGCACGCCGGACCGGTCCCCGCGGACGGCGCGGCGATACCCTCGGGGCTCTCGTATGCGAGAACTTCAATTGCCCTAAGCACGCACGTCAGCTGCCGCCCGCCTACCACAAGGCCACCGACCTCGACGCCATCCGCGAGATGCAGATCGACGAGATGCGGAGCCGGGTGGATGCGTTCGTCACCGCGGTGCTCTCCACCGATACTGCGTAA
- a CDS encoding flavin-containing monooxygenase, with protein sequence MESTRDDVRERLVVVVGGGQAGLSSAHFLQRSGLRAGVDFEVLDANPTPGGAWSHRWDDLTFGRVNGLNDLPGSALRDADPDEPAREVVKRYYGRYEQENALRVSRPWRVRSVESTDDAEYPFVVRAEDPAGRPRIYRAGAVISGTGTWDRPYVPWYPGDFRGRQLTTRDFTEPEDFAGQRVLVVGGGISAIGFLKMFDERGVRTVWSTRTPPRWRNEAFDARWGLEVENNVAARTRAGLRPLSVVSVTGLPGGPWQRDAVRRGLLNSRGPIRRLTAHGVDFADGTHQEVDVILWATGFRAALGHLAPLRIRESTGGVLMADDDVSVIKAPGVYLVGYGRSASTLGATRAGRRAARAAMRFLGRVSVDERSAAG encoded by the coding sequence ATGGAGTCGACCCGGGACGATGTGCGCGAGCGCCTGGTGGTCGTCGTCGGCGGCGGGCAGGCGGGCTTGTCGTCCGCGCACTTCCTGCAGCGGTCCGGTCTGCGCGCCGGTGTCGACTTCGAGGTTCTCGACGCCAATCCCACGCCCGGCGGCGCATGGAGTCACCGCTGGGACGACCTCACCTTCGGTCGCGTCAACGGGCTCAACGATCTTCCCGGATCGGCCCTGCGCGACGCCGACCCCGACGAGCCCGCGCGAGAAGTGGTGAAGCGGTACTACGGGCGCTATGAGCAGGAGAACGCACTGCGCGTGAGCCGGCCGTGGCGCGTGCGATCGGTGGAGAGCACCGACGACGCCGAGTACCCGTTCGTCGTTCGTGCTGAGGATCCGGCCGGCCGGCCGCGCATCTACCGTGCGGGAGCTGTGATCTCCGGGACCGGAACGTGGGACCGCCCGTACGTGCCGTGGTACCCCGGCGATTTCCGTGGTCGGCAACTCACCACCCGCGACTTCACCGAACCCGAGGACTTCGCCGGACAGCGCGTACTGGTCGTCGGCGGTGGCATCTCGGCGATCGGCTTCCTGAAGATGTTCGACGAACGCGGGGTCCGCACGGTCTGGTCCACGCGCACTCCGCCGCGCTGGCGGAACGAGGCGTTCGATGCCCGGTGGGGCCTCGAAGTGGAGAACAATGTGGCCGCGCGGACCCGGGCGGGGCTCCGGCCGTTGAGCGTTGTCTCCGTGACGGGGCTTCCGGGCGGCCCGTGGCAGCGGGACGCGGTGCGGCGCGGGCTGCTGAACTCGCGCGGTCCCATCCGCCGACTCACTGCGCACGGGGTGGATTTCGCCGACGGTACGCACCAGGAAGTCGACGTGATCCTCTGGGCCACCGGATTCCGCGCCGCGCTGGGACATCTTGCGCCGCTGCGAATCCGGGAGTCGACAGGTGGTGTGCTGATGGCCGACGACGACGTGAGCGTGATCAAGGCGCCGGGTGTCTACCTGGTCGGCTATGGACGCAGCGCGTCCACACTCGGTGCGACCCGCGCCGGCCGACGCGCAGCCCGGGCCGCGATGAGATTCCTCGGCCGAGTCAGCGTCGACGAACGGTCAGCGGCTGGCTGA
- a CDS encoding TetR/AcrR family transcriptional regulator yields MQDSSTGLRERQRTETLHRLHDAAVELVREDGMTAATVSAIADRAGVSRRTFFNYYATKEDAVLGAGPAHVPDGAIDGLLDGDDRLGDAVRLVIRVVRTIRHTPTDRVALRKLRRANPELRERTQQHTIHAYQLLADALAERYEGAQADSAIALILIAVSAVRFAYRHDPDIFDNPDSPAVSSAVTIFREIIKDLQ; encoded by the coding sequence GTGCAAGATTCATCGACGGGGCTGCGTGAACGCCAACGAACCGAGACGCTGCATCGACTCCACGATGCAGCGGTCGAACTCGTCCGTGAAGACGGGATGACGGCGGCGACGGTAAGCGCGATCGCCGACCGGGCCGGAGTCTCGCGTCGCACCTTCTTCAACTACTACGCCACCAAAGAGGACGCCGTGCTCGGCGCCGGACCAGCGCACGTTCCCGATGGTGCGATCGACGGGTTGCTCGACGGTGACGACCGACTCGGTGACGCGGTCCGCCTGGTGATCCGGGTGGTGCGCACGATCCGCCACACCCCCACCGACCGCGTTGCGCTCCGCAAGCTGAGACGTGCCAACCCGGAGCTACGGGAGCGCACGCAGCAGCACACCATTCACGCGTACCAGCTGCTCGCGGACGCACTCGCGGAACGTTACGAAGGGGCGCAGGCCGATTCGGCGATCGCCCTCATCCTGATCGCCGTCTCGGCTGTCAGGTTCGCCTACCGACACGACCCCGACATCTTCGATAATCCCGATTCACCGGCCGTCAGCTCGGCCGTCACTATTTTTCGAGAAATCATTAAGGACCTCCAATGA
- a CDS encoding MDR family MFS transporter, whose amino-acid sequence MTTTSTAEQTPPGESDAPSQKHIMLLFIGLMITMLLAALNQTVLSTALPTIVGDLNGVDHMTWVITSYILASTIVMPVYGRISDLLGRKPVILAAIVMFMAGSVVGALAGNIVWLIVGRVIQGLGGGGLIILSQAAIADVVSPRERGKYMGFMGAVFAFASVAGPLLGGWLTEGPGWRWAFWINLPLGALAIAATIAFMKLPKPQHETRPKLDYLGMVVLGTATTALVLMCTWGGHTYSWGSPIIIALGVASAVLAVAFVFVERRASIPIIPMKLFSNRNFSLVTFAALMVGIAMFGALGYMPTYIQMVTGVDATIAGLYMIPMMGGLLVTSIISGQIVSRTGRYKLFPLAGAVVIGIGLGLISSLKVDSPVWLMCIYLAVFGIGLGLIMQILTLIVQNEFPGAMVGTATAATNYFRQVGATLGSAIVGSIFTSRLVSLLSERLGSAASGGGSSSNSLTPEKVATMPDAIRIPVIESYNEALLPIFLFIVPLAAVALIVLLFVDEHPLSTKVRGATEAEALGEGQVMPEPFEFRDRSAQDTLSAAGATTTSSGSSTSPKADD is encoded by the coding sequence ATGACGACGACCTCGACCGCGGAGCAGACTCCGCCAGGCGAATCAGACGCCCCCTCGCAGAAGCACATCATGCTGCTGTTCATCGGTCTGATGATCACCATGCTCCTCGCGGCACTGAATCAGACGGTGTTGTCCACCGCTCTCCCGACGATCGTCGGCGACCTCAACGGTGTGGACCACATGACATGGGTCATCACGTCGTACATTCTGGCCAGCACCATCGTCATGCCGGTCTACGGCCGCATCAGCGACCTCCTCGGCCGCAAGCCCGTCATTCTGGCCGCCATCGTGATGTTCATGGCCGGCTCCGTGGTAGGTGCTCTGGCAGGCAACATCGTCTGGCTGATCGTCGGACGCGTGATCCAGGGTCTCGGCGGCGGCGGCCTCATCATCCTGTCGCAGGCCGCGATCGCCGACGTCGTCTCACCGCGCGAGCGCGGTAAGTACATGGGCTTCATGGGTGCAGTGTTCGCATTCGCATCGGTCGCCGGCCCGCTGCTCGGCGGCTGGCTCACCGAGGGTCCCGGCTGGCGCTGGGCGTTCTGGATCAACCTCCCCCTCGGCGCTCTCGCCATCGCCGCGACCATCGCCTTCATGAAGCTGCCCAAGCCGCAGCACGAGACCCGCCCCAAGCTCGACTACCTGGGAATGGTCGTACTCGGCACGGCGACGACCGCGTTGGTACTGATGTGCACATGGGGTGGACACACGTACTCCTGGGGCAGCCCCATCATCATCGCTCTCGGCGTCGCCAGTGCGGTTCTCGCCGTGGCCTTCGTGTTCGTCGAGCGTCGTGCGAGCATCCCGATCATCCCGATGAAGCTGTTCTCGAATCGCAACTTCAGCCTCGTCACGTTCGCGGCTCTCATGGTCGGAATCGCGATGTTCGGCGCACTCGGTTACATGCCGACCTACATTCAGATGGTCACCGGCGTCGACGCCACCATCGCGGGTCTGTACATGATCCCGATGATGGGCGGTCTGCTGGTCACCTCGATCATCTCGGGGCAGATCGTGTCCCGTACCGGCCGTTACAAGCTCTTCCCGCTCGCCGGCGCGGTCGTGATCGGTATCGGACTGGGGCTCATCTCGTCGCTCAAGGTCGACTCACCGGTCTGGCTGATGTGCATCTATCTCGCCGTTTTCGGCATCGGGCTGGGCCTGATCATGCAGATCCTGACGCTGATCGTGCAGAACGAGTTCCCGGGCGCCATGGTGGGCACGGCGACTGCCGCGACGAACTACTTCCGTCAGGTCGGTGCGACGCTGGGCTCGGCGATCGTCGGCTCGATCTTCACCTCACGTCTGGTGAGCTTGCTGTCGGAGCGCCTCGGCAGCGCCGCTTCCGGAGGGGGATCGAGCAGTAACAGCCTCACCCCCGAGAAGGTGGCGACGATGCCCGACGCGATCCGCATCCCAGTCATCGAGTCCTACAACGAGGCTCTGCTGCCGATCTTCCTGTTCATCGTGCCGCTCGCCGCCGTTGCGCTCATCGTCCTGCTGTTCGTCGACGAGCATCCGCTCTCGACCAAGGTGCGCGGTGCGACCGAGGCCGAGGCACTGGGCGAAGGACAGGTCATGCCCGAGCCGTTCGAGTTCCGCGACCGCAGTGCGCAGGACACCCTCAGTGCGGCCGGGGCGACGACCACGTCGTCGGGTTCGTCGACCTCCCCGAAGGCCGACGACTGA
- a CDS encoding VOC family protein, whose amino-acid sequence MQKIVPNLWFDRNAVEAGEFYAQTFRDASTSVRMRYPESGLPDFQKEAAGLPLVVDVTIGDYRLALINADSTFQPDPAISMMVNFDPAAVPDARTYFDEVWAALTDGGQVLMPAGEYPFSQRYGWVADRYGVNWQLILADPEGDPRPFVMPAFMFGADVQNQARAAIDTYIATLPDSSWGMAAEYPEQTGPAEPGALMFADFQMAGQWFVAMDSGVEQPSSFTPGVSLQIDCDDQAEIDRLWDALSANPEAEQCGWCADRFGVSWQVVPVGLDSGTMTPAGYQAMLGMKKIDIAKLGAAG is encoded by the coding sequence ATGCAGAAGATCGTTCCCAATCTCTGGTTCGACAGGAATGCCGTCGAAGCAGGTGAGTTCTACGCGCAGACGTTCCGCGACGCGAGCACGTCGGTGCGGATGAGGTACCCGGAGTCGGGACTTCCTGACTTCCAGAAGGAGGCCGCCGGGCTCCCGCTCGTGGTGGACGTCACGATCGGTGACTACCGGCTGGCGCTGATCAACGCCGACTCCACCTTCCAGCCGGATCCGGCCATCTCGATGATGGTGAACTTCGACCCGGCGGCCGTCCCGGACGCACGGACGTACTTCGACGAGGTGTGGGCGGCCCTCACCGACGGCGGGCAGGTACTGATGCCCGCGGGGGAGTACCCGTTCAGCCAGCGGTACGGCTGGGTCGCGGACCGATACGGAGTCAACTGGCAGCTGATCCTGGCCGACCCGGAGGGCGACCCGCGCCCATTCGTGATGCCCGCGTTCATGTTCGGTGCGGACGTCCAGAATCAGGCTCGCGCCGCCATCGACACGTACATCGCGACGCTGCCCGACTCGTCGTGGGGGATGGCCGCGGAGTACCCCGAGCAGACCGGGCCTGCGGAACCGGGCGCCCTGATGTTCGCCGACTTCCAGATGGCGGGACAGTGGTTCGTCGCGATGGACTCGGGTGTCGAGCAACCATCGTCGTTCACGCCCGGGGTGTCGCTGCAGATCGACTGCGACGACCAGGCCGAGATCGACCGACTGTGGGATGCGCTGTCGGCGAATCCTGAAGCGGAGCAGTGCGGGTGGTGCGCTGACCGGTTCGGCGTGAGCTGGCAGGTGGTACCGGTCGGCCTGGATTCCGGCACGATGACGCCCGCCGGTTATCAGGCGATGCTCGGGATGAAGAAGATCGACATCGCGAAGCTGGGGGCGGCGGGATAG
- a CDS encoding ABC transporter permease → MNATSSRLTVGSLRELSAVGVVCVLSSMYATSLIAASSILTSLGDDAGGSVGLLMGVVSGVFILLALFVAAVVISNGIDTVIAGRLRELDLLRLVGASAEQLRASLVNAVVKTAMVGAVTGAALGIGGAWIVREVLVHRGTLPSGDYTTVPPLVILAIGAVVGTAAGATVVGSRSALSKSTVVRSSRVVRSRGRDLLAGATIIGGALLLLVACHLGEQASSAGFFAAFFGAATVGVGIMGGAGRIVPGLVAIAGRLAGSTPSAMIARKNAVSDPRRTTRSTIGLLIGVTLVTTIACGMRALTDSVHSWAGMSADDVREAEQILSVMSAVLVAMIAISAVIAAVGFVSTMSLTVIGRTREIGMLRAMGFTGRQIRAMITIESLALSGTAVVAGIFLGTVFGAVGAQSLVGAVTSGFQVGLPVPALATIVAGTVVLVLAASLPPSRRAVAIAPVDALAVA, encoded by the coding sequence ATGAACGCCACGAGTTCCCGTCTGACGGTGGGGTCCCTGCGGGAGCTGTCGGCGGTGGGCGTCGTCTGTGTGCTCAGCTCGATGTACGCCACGTCGCTGATCGCGGCGTCCAGCATTCTGACGAGCCTGGGTGACGACGCCGGAGGGAGTGTGGGACTCCTCATGGGCGTTGTGTCCGGTGTGTTCATTCTGCTTGCACTGTTCGTCGCCGCCGTCGTCATCAGCAACGGCATCGACACCGTGATCGCGGGACGGCTTCGCGAACTCGATCTCCTGCGACTCGTCGGCGCCAGCGCGGAGCAACTCCGTGCGAGTCTGGTCAACGCGGTCGTGAAGACGGCGATGGTGGGTGCGGTCACCGGCGCTGCACTCGGTATCGGCGGAGCGTGGATCGTGCGAGAAGTGCTGGTGCACAGGGGAACACTGCCTTCGGGTGACTACACGACGGTTCCGCCGCTGGTGATCCTGGCGATCGGAGCCGTCGTGGGGACCGCGGCCGGGGCCACGGTCGTCGGGTCGCGGTCGGCGCTGTCGAAGAGCACGGTGGTCCGCTCGTCCCGCGTGGTCCGGTCGCGGGGCCGCGACCTGCTCGCTGGTGCGACGATCATCGGGGGCGCGCTGCTTCTGCTTGTCGCGTGTCACCTGGGGGAGCAAGCCAGTAGCGCGGGCTTCTTCGCAGCCTTCTTCGGGGCCGCCACCGTCGGTGTCGGCATCATGGGCGGCGCGGGCCGGATCGTGCCGGGACTGGTGGCGATAGCCGGTCGCCTCGCGGGGAGCACGCCGTCTGCCATGATCGCCCGGAAGAACGCGGTCAGCGACCCGCGGCGAACCACACGGTCGACCATCGGGCTGTTGATCGGCGTCACCCTGGTGACGACGATCGCCTGCGGGATGCGGGCCCTCACCGACTCGGTGCACAGTTGGGCCGGCATGAGCGCGGACGACGTACGGGAGGCGGAGCAGATTCTCTCGGTCATGTCAGCCGTGCTGGTCGCGATGATCGCGATCTCCGCGGTGATCGCGGCGGTCGGGTTCGTGTCGACGATGTCGCTCACGGTGATCGGCCGGACGCGTGAGATCGGAATGCTGCGTGCCATGGGCTTCACCGGCAGGCAGATCCGCGCGATGATCACGATCGAATCGCTGGCGCTCAGTGGGACTGCAGTGGTGGCGGGCATCTTTCTGGGCACGGTGTTCGGCGCCGTCGGCGCGCAGTCGCTGGTCGGCGCGGTGACATCCGGGTTCCAGGTGGGGCTACCGGTGCCGGCGCTGGCGACCATCGTCGCCGGCACCGTGGTGCTGGTGCTCGCCGCATCGCTGCCGCCGAGCAGGCGGGCAGTCGCCATCGCACCGGTCGATGCGCTCGCGGTCGCGTGA
- a CDS encoding ABC transporter ATP-binding protein — MNNNARQIAVALRNVSRTYGDPANPIHALNDVSVDIRRREFTAIMGPSGSGKSTLMNVMAGLDEATAGQIWLGDQPIVGLGDTARTILRRTTIGFIFQSFNLVPTLTARENIELPFVLAGRRPDREQRAWIDHLVGSLGIGDRLDHLPSELSGGQQQRIAIVRALAGRPTIILADEPTGALDTRTSREVLALLTAAAREYGQGIAMVTHDPVAASYADRILVLADGRVVGEHRGLAPRQISDLLIGLQGVAA; from the coding sequence ATGAACAACAACGCACGACAGATCGCAGTAGCGCTGCGCAACGTCTCCCGGACCTACGGGGATCCGGCCAACCCGATTCATGCTCTGAACGACGTCAGCGTCGACATCAGGCGACGTGAGTTCACGGCGATCATGGGACCGTCCGGTTCCGGAAAGTCGACGCTGATGAACGTGATGGCGGGACTCGACGAGGCGACTGCGGGTCAGATCTGGCTCGGCGATCAGCCGATCGTCGGACTCGGCGACACTGCCCGAACCATCCTGCGTCGCACCACCATCGGCTTCATCTTCCAATCGTTCAACCTGGTTCCGACGCTCACCGCCCGGGAGAACATCGAACTGCCTTTCGTACTCGCCGGGCGGAGACCCGACCGCGAGCAGCGAGCGTGGATCGATCACCTGGTCGGCTCACTGGGCATCGGCGATCGGCTCGATCACCTGCCGTCCGAGCTCTCGGGTGGACAGCAGCAGCGCATCGCCATCGTGCGGGCTCTCGCCGGGCGACCGACGATCATCCTGGCGGATGAACCGACCGGCGCCCTCGACACCCGCACCAGCCGGGAGGTCCTCGCACTCTTGACGGCCGCAGCTCGCGAGTACGGGCAGGGCATCGCGATGGTGACCCATGATCCGGTCGCGGCGTCGTATGCGGACCGCATCCTGGTGCTCGCTGACGGTCGCGTCGTCGGCGAGCACCGTGGACTCGCCCCACGCCAGATCTCCGACCTCCTCATCGGCTTGCAGGGGGTGGCGGCATGA
- a CDS encoding response regulator transcription factor produces the protein MIRVALVDDQPLFRGGIAMILESQPDIEVVAQESSALEVSAMVARAAPDVILMDVRMPGVDGITATSSLVRELGDAAPRVLVLTTFDVDEAAASAIEAGASGFVLKDAQPDFLLASVRAVADGNQVVAASATRRLFERYRSRASAAPGPEYGQLTPREREILVCAAKGLSNAEIARDEYLSEATVKTHISRILAKLGLRDRVQLVVYAYEHDLV, from the coding sequence ATGATCCGCGTCGCACTCGTCGACGACCAGCCCCTGTTCCGTGGCGGCATCGCCATGATTCTCGAGAGCCAGCCCGACATCGAGGTGGTCGCTCAGGAGTCATCCGCACTGGAGGTGAGTGCGATGGTCGCCCGCGCAGCGCCCGACGTGATTCTCATGGACGTCCGGATGCCGGGCGTGGACGGCATCACCGCGACGTCGTCGCTCGTCCGCGAACTCGGCGATGCCGCACCCCGCGTTCTCGTTCTCACCACATTCGACGTCGACGAGGCCGCCGCGTCCGCGATCGAAGCGGGCGCAAGCGGATTCGTGCTCAAGGACGCACAGCCCGACTTCCTGCTCGCATCGGTGCGTGCCGTCGCTGACGGCAACCAGGTGGTGGCGGCATCGGCTACCCGACGTCTGTTCGAGCGGTACCGGTCGAGAGCCTCGGCGGCACCCGGACCGGAGTACGGCCAGTTGACTCCGCGCGAGCGCGAGATCCTGGTGTGTGCTGCGAAGGGGCTGTCGAACGCGGAGATCGCGCGCGACGAGTATCTCTCGGAAGCGACTGTGAAGACGCACATCTCGCGAATCCTGGCCAAGCTGGGATTGCGGGATCGCGTGCAGCTCGTTGTGTACGCCTACGAGCATGACCTGGTGTGA
- a CDS encoding sensor histidine kinase yields the protein MRDPLRVGALSRRSIVFDVVSSLVAGGVVTLVNSGLTAPVHVADALICLALVSRRLAPSLMIVSALASATVQVAATDVTAFSMAYAVLFYMVGRHPARRVRTGSLFVAITGSVVAGITMPYTYPNAMEGGGSHIWAMVFATIGTAVVVVGGWVVGYIGFQRRSVAAAEVSETIAELERRRVLDLYDEQSERSRLARDMHDVVAHSLAVVVAQAEGARYAIDQKPEAARDALGVIADTARSALADVRGVLEDLRSTDTPGEVGRTDRDQLYGRMRAAGMRIDSTETGETTADAGLRRVAFAVLTESLTNALKYGDLRSTVIVHHDWTDGCRLTVRNVTSDDPLAPGGARHGIIGMAERAAHAGGILCSERDGAEWLVILDIPSASAMEGPPR from the coding sequence GTGCGAGATCCGTTGAGAGTCGGTGCGTTGAGCCGTCGGTCGATCGTCTTCGACGTCGTGTCGAGTCTCGTCGCCGGTGGTGTGGTGACGTTGGTCAACTCCGGGCTCACGGCTCCTGTCCACGTCGCGGACGCACTGATCTGCCTGGCGCTGGTTTCCCGCAGACTCGCGCCATCGCTGATGATCGTGTCCGCGCTGGCATCTGCCACCGTCCAGGTAGCGGCCACGGATGTGACGGCCTTCTCGATGGCGTACGCGGTTCTGTTCTACATGGTGGGACGGCACCCCGCTCGGCGCGTGCGCACCGGTTCGTTGTTCGTGGCGATCACCGGGTCGGTGGTCGCAGGCATCACGATGCCGTACACGTACCCGAATGCGATGGAGGGCGGAGGCAGCCACATCTGGGCGATGGTCTTCGCCACCATCGGCACCGCCGTGGTCGTCGTCGGCGGCTGGGTGGTCGGGTACATCGGTTTTCAACGGCGGAGCGTCGCCGCTGCCGAGGTCAGCGAGACCATCGCCGAACTCGAACGACGTCGCGTCCTGGACCTCTACGACGAGCAATCCGAACGGTCCCGTCTCGCGCGCGACATGCACGATGTCGTGGCGCACTCGCTGGCCGTGGTCGTGGCACAGGCCGAAGGGGCACGGTATGCCATCGATCAGAAGCCTGAAGCGGCACGCGACGCGCTCGGCGTCATCGCCGACACCGCCCGTTCCGCGCTCGCCGACGTCCGCGGCGTCCTCGAGGACCTCCGCAGCACCGACACTCCGGGCGAGGTCGGTCGCACCGACCGCGACCAGCTGTACGGCCGCATGCGTGCCGCGGGAATGAGGATCGACTCCACCGAGACGGGCGAGACGACGGCCGACGCCGGTCTGCGCCGGGTCGCGTTCGCGGTCCTCACCGAATCACTCACCAACGCCCTCAAGTACGGCGACCTCCGCAGCACCGTCATCGTTCACCACGACTGGACGGACGGGTGCCGTCTCACGGTTCGCAACGTCACGTCGGATGATCCGCTCGCGCCCGGCGGCGCCCGCCACGGCATCATCGGAATGGCCGAACGAGCCGCCCACGCCGGGGGGATCCTGTGCAGTGAGCGCGACGGCGCCGAGTGGCTCGTCATTCTCGACATCCCCTCAGCATCCGCGATGGAAGGACCGCCGCGATGA
- a CDS encoding OPT family oligopeptide transporter, with translation MSRPQTARSGARELTIRSVVLGGLITLVFTAANVYLGLKVGITFATAIPAAVISMSILRYFKNHSIVENNIVQTIASAAGTLSAIIFVLPGLIMIGWWTGFPYWTTVAVCAIGGILGVMYSIPLRRALVTGSDLPYPEGVAAAEVLKVGEAAADDETDPDSQGIDQNRGGMRAIVVGSIAAAVFSLLGSLKVLSSSVSTAFRVGSGSTMMGASLSLALIGVGHLVGVAVGIAMLVGMVISFFVMLPIRTWGSTPATGELADFVDGVFSDEVRMIGAGAIAIAAIWTLATVIGPILKGIIAAMASAKARRSGATVDVMERDIPIQYVGLTVLISMIPIGWLLWDFASNSAISDSAAGVVGVSVVFVLLIGLVVAAVCGYMAGLIGSSNSPISGVGILVVLFAALLIKLTHGGAEDAGQTDALIAYTLFTAAVVFGVATISNDNLQDLKTGQLVGATPWKQQVALIIGVLFGAAIIPPILDLMQNAFGFQGAPGATDQALAAPQAGLLSALSEGVFGGDLNWALVGIGALVGVVVIIVDEVLKRTSKFSLPPLAVGMGMYLPMALTLIIPVGAFIGRYYNKWADRDAVDSERKKRLGVLLATGLIVGESLYGVVFAGIVAATGDDEPLAVIGDQLGDWGQLIGIAVFALFIGAVYRYTQRRSERDFAQMTRSR, from the coding sequence ATGTCTCGACCGCAGACGGCCAGATCAGGCGCGCGCGAACTGACGATTCGCTCCGTCGTTCTCGGCGGACTGATCACACTGGTGTTCACTGCGGCGAACGTCTACCTCGGTCTCAAAGTCGGCATCACCTTTGCGACTGCCATTCCGGCCGCCGTGATCTCGATGTCGATCCTCCGGTACTTCAAGAATCATTCGATCGTCGAGAACAACATCGTTCAGACGATCGCATCGGCGGCCGGCACTCTGTCGGCGATCATCTTCGTGCTGCCCGGCCTGATAATGATCGGCTGGTGGACCGGCTTCCCGTACTGGACGACGGTCGCGGTCTGCGCCATCGGCGGCATCCTCGGCGTCATGTACTCGATTCCGCTGCGCCGAGCGCTGGTGACCGGCTCCGATCTGCCGTACCCGGAAGGCGTCGCCGCAGCCGAGGTGCTGAAGGTGGGCGAGGCCGCCGCGGACGACGAGACGGACCCGGATTCGCAGGGCATCGACCAGAACCGCGGCGGGATGCGAGCCATCGTCGTCGGCTCCATCGCCGCAGCGGTCTTCTCGCTCCTCGGCTCGCTCAAGGTTCTCTCGTCATCGGTGAGCACGGCGTTCCGCGTGGGATCGGGCAGCACCATGATGGGCGCGAGCCTCTCGCTCGCTCTCATCGGTGTGGGGCATCTCGTGGGCGTCGCTGTCGGGATCGCGATGCTCGTCGGCATGGTGATCTCGTTCTTCGTCATGCTGCCCATCCGCACGTGGGGGAGCACGCCCGCCACCGGCGAGCTGGCCGACTTCGTCGACGGGGTCTTCAGCGACGAGGTCCGCATGATCGGCGCGGGAGCGATCGCCATCGCCGCCATCTGGACGCTCGCGACCGTCATCGGTCCGATCCTCAAGGGCATCATCGCCGCGATGGCCAGCGCGAAGGCGCGTCGCTCCGGTGCAACCGTCGACGTCATGGAACGGGACATCCCCATCCAGTACGTCGGCCTCACCGTCCTCATCTCGATGATCCCCATCGGCTGGCTGCTGTGGGACTTCGCGTCCAACAGTGCGATCTCCGACAGCGCGGCCGGCGTGGTCGGCGTCAGCGTCGTGTTCGTACTCCTCATCGGCCTCGTGGTCGCCGCAGTCTGCGGCTACATGGCCGGACTCATCGGATCGTCCAACAGCCCGATCTCCGGCGTCGGCATCCTGGTGGTGCTGTTCGCTGCACTGCTGATCAAGCTCACCCACGGTGGTGCCGAGGACGCTGGGCAGACCGACGCACTCATCGCGTACACGCTGTTCACGGCGGCAGTCGTATTCGGTGTGGCCACCATTTCGAACGACAATCTGCAGGACCTCAAGACCGGTCAGCTCGTCGGCGCGACGCCGTGGAAGCAGCAGGTCGCGTTGATCATCGGCGTGCTGTTCGGCGCCGCCATCATCCCGCCGATCCTCGACCTGATGCAGAACGCGTTCGGTTTCCAGGGTGCGCCCGGCGCCACCGATCAGGCGCTCGCGGCGCCGCAGGCGGGGCTGCTGTCGGCGCTCTCGGAGGGCGTGTTCGGCGGCGATCTGAACTGGGCGCTCGTCGGAATCGGAGCACTGGTCGGAGTGGTCGTCATCATCGTGGACGAGGTCCTCAAGCGCACCTCGAAGTTCAGCCTCCCACCGTTGGCTGTCGGCATGGGCATGTACCTGCCGATGGCGCTGACGCTCATCATCCCGGTTGGTGCGTTCATCGGACGGTACTACAACAAGTGGGCCGACCGCGATGCTGTGGACAGCGAACGCAAGAAGCGTCTCGGCGTCCTGCTCGCCACCGGCCTCATCGTCGGTGAGAGCCTCTACGGCGTGGTGTTCGCCGGCATCGTAGCGGCCACCGGCGACGACGAACCGCTCGCCGTGATCGGCGATCAGCTCGGTGACTGGGGACAGCTGATCGGCATCGCCGTCTTCGCCTTGTTCATCGGAGCGGTGTACCGGTACACGCAACGTCGGTCGGAGCGCGACTTCGCCCAGATGACCCGGAGTCGCTGA